TGAAGGAGAATCTTGACGATTCTCCTTCCTGACAATCTGTCCTTCCCGCTTAATCCTCTGTTCTCGTCACTTGTTTAATGTTCTGTATCTGCTTCAGATTGTTACAGATGGTGCGCACATCGTCCACATCATGTACGTAGAGTTGTATTTTTCCTTCAAAGATGCCGTCGTCGGTTTCAATCGTCAGTTTGCGGATGTTTACATTCAACTGGCGTGAAATGACTTGTGTCACTTCATTCAGCAGCCCCATGCAGTCTATACCTTTTATATATATGGTGACAAGAAAAGAGAGATCCTTGTGGGTATCCCATTCCGTGGCGATGATGCGGTTGCCATAGCTGCTCTTGAGGCGGGCGGCAACAGTGCATTGGCGTTTGTGGATGATTACCCGGTTATCTTCATCTATGTAGCCCAGAACGTCGTCTCCGGGGATAGGATGGCAGCAATCTGCCATGATATAATTTTTTGAGATGGTTTCTTCCGTCAGTTTCAGGATTTGTTTGGTATTGATCTTTTCCTGCGGTGTCTTTTCTTCCGGCTGTTCTTTGCTCTCTTTATTGTCCTTGTTTCCGAAAGAGAAAGTCAGGAATTTCTTCCAGTTAGTGCCCTGTCTCTCTTTGAAAACATTTTTGTCTGCGTCTCCCAGAACAATCTTCTTGCTTCCGACGGCTACAAGCAGTTCGTCATGAGTGTGGAAATTATGTAACTTTGTCAGTTTTTCCAACGCCGTGTCATCAATGCGGATGTCTTCATCCTTGAAGAAATCGGCTATCATCGTTTCGCCTTCTTTCTGATAGGTTTTCGCTTCTTTGCGCAAGATGGCTGCTATTTTGGCGCGGGCGCGGGCGGTAGTGGCATATACTTCCCATTCGGGCTGCACACGCTGCGACTTGGAAGTCAATATCTCCACCTGATCACCGCTTTGCAACTTATGGCTGAGGGGAACCAGCTTGTGGTTTACCTTGGCTCCGATGCAGTGGCTACCTATGTCGGTATGCAGTGAGAAGGCGAAGTCCAGTGCCGTGCAGTTCTGCGGCATGGTCTTGATGTCGCCTTTCGGGGTAAAGACAAATATCTCCGAAGCAAACAGGTTCAGTTTAATGGTATCGAGGAAGTCGATGGCATCCGGTTGCGGATCGTCCAGAATTTCCTTGATGGTACGCAGCCATTTTTCCAGTTCGCCCTCGTCTTCGCTGCCTCCGCCTTCTTTGTACTTCCAGTGTGCGGCAAATCCCTGTTCGGCTACGTCGTTCATACGTTCGCTGCGAATCTGGACTTCGATCCATTGACCATTGTTGCCCATGAGGGTGACGTGCAAAGCCTGGTAGCCGTTGGCTTTGGGGTGGCTCACCCAGTCGCGCAGGCGGTCGGGGTGCGGTTTATATATTTTGGAGATGGAGACGTAGATGTCGAAGCAGTCGTTCAGCTCTTCCTCCATATTTCGTGGCTCGAAGATGATGCGTACAGCCAATAGATCGTAGATTTCCTCGAATGGCACATGCTTGGTCTGCATTTTGTTCCAGATGGAATAAATGGATTTCACCCGTGCGAGAATGTGATACTTCAGTCCCATTTTGTCCAGTTGGGCGCGTATCGGATTGGTGAACTCATTGAACACCTTGTCGCGCTCGGCGGCTGTCGCTTCCAGCTTTTCTTCTATTTCGCGGTATTCTTCGGGATGTTCGTACTTAAAGCTCAGGTTTTCCAACTCCGTCTTTATCTTGTTCAGCCCCAGTCGGTTGGCAAGCGGGGCATAGATATAGAGGGTTTCTCCCGCAATCTTGAACTGCTTGTTGGGCAGCATGGAGCCCAGGGTGCGCATGTTGTGCAGGCGGTCTGCTATCTTGATGAGGATGACGCGGATGTCATCAGACATGGTGAGCAGCAGCTTCTTGAAGTTTTCCGCCTGTGCGGAAGCACGGTCTCCGAAGATGCCTCCTGATATTTTTGTCAGTCCGTCCACGATTTGGGCGATCTTCGGCCCAAAGATATTTTCAATGTCTTCTACCGTGTAATCGGTGTCTTCGACTACATCGTGGAGCAATGCCGAACAGATTGAGGTTGAACCGAGCCCTATTTCGTTGCAGACAATCTTTGCCACAGCGATGGGATGCATGATGTAGGGCTCTCCCGAACGGCGTTTGATACCCTTGTGTGCTTGGTTGGCAAAGTTGAATGCTTTGGTTATTATTTCGACGCGTTTGCGGTGCTTGGTTGCCAAATAGTCGTTCAACAGTTCCTGGAATGCCTGTTCAATCATTTCTTCTTCAACTTTCTCTTTCTGGCTTACACTTTCTTCCATAATACTGTTTCTCCTTTCTTCATTCACTTTTGCAAAAATAAGCAAATTTCAACACCGGGCAAGCGTTTATGTCTTTATTTATATATCTTCAAGCGCTTTCCTGCCGAGATTTTGGTATTTCGCAGCCCGTTCCAACTTTTTAACTGATTGACGGTGACGCCATATTTGCGGGCAATGCTGCCGAGACTCTCTCCACTGCGGATTTTGTGGTAACTGGCATTGCCTGTGGTGCTGCTTTTGCCTTTGCGCGGTGCGGAGCGCGTGTCGGAAACGGCCACTGTCTTGCGGTTCTTGAACAGTTCGTCGCTGCGATGGGTGTAAATAGTGTCTTGCCTGTCAATAAATGTGCTGATGCAGTTCATCGGAAGGCGGAGAGTTTGCGGCTTGTCTTCCCCCGGAATGATGCTTCTTTTGTACTGGGGGTTCAGGCTTTTTATTTCATCTATGTTAATGCCGCAAATATCGGCTATCTGCTCGAAATGAAGGTTACGGTTCACCTGCACGGTGTCTGTGGCGTCCGGGATATTGGTTTCCATGGGACATATATTGTGCTTGCAGTAATATGTCATTACGTAGTTGGCAGCAATGAATGCGGGTACGTAACCGCGTGTCTCTTTAGGCAGGAAGTTGTAGATATCCCAATAATCCGTTTGTCCTCCGGCCCGGCGGATGGCTTTGTTGATGGTTCCGGGACCGCAGTTGTAGGCGGCGATCACCAGGTTCCAGTCCTTGTAGATGTCATACATGTCACGCAGATAGCGGGCTGCTGCCCAAGTGGCTTTGATGGGGTCGCGACGTTCGTCCACGAGGCTGTTGCTCTCCAGCCCGTAGATTTTTCCGGTTCCGATCATGAATTGCCACAAGCCGGAAGCTCCGGCGCGGGATACGGCGGACGGGTTGAGGGCGGACTCGATGATGGGCAGGTATTTCAGTTCGAGGGGCAGGTTGTAAGCGTCCAGGGCTTCCTCAAAAATGGGCATGTAGAAGTTGCAGGCGCTTAGCATGAAAGCCACATGGTTGCGCAAGCGTCCGGCGTACATGTCGATAAACTTGCGTACTATCTCGTTGTAGGGCATTTCCATGACGGTAGGCATGCGCGACAAGCGGTCCATATATACGGAATCGCTGAACAGCGGGTTCTCCTTGGAGGTGCTGCAATCTTTGCCCAGGTCAATGTAGTTTTTGGCTTTCCAGTCCGTGAACAGGCTGTCCAGCGGGTAGGTCATGCTTTTGGGCAGGTCGATGGTTTCTTTGCGTTCTGTTCCGTTTTCATGGATGAATACATCCACACTTTCCTGCGCATGCGTTTTGGGGGCAAGGAAGCTGCAGAACAAGAGTGAGGAACCGATGATGATTTTCTTCATATAAGCGGGATTATTTGTCATTGGTGATTATATTTTAGGTTTAGTTGGTTCTTAGAATCGGAAACTGCATTGCACGCCTACGGACTTGCCGGACGAACCATTCATCCGGCTCTCGATCACGGCAGGCTCTACTCTCATGCTGAGGTCTGGGGTGATGTCGAAGTTGGACAGCTCGGCATCCACATAGGCATCTACCATAGATAGCAGATATACCCCGATAAACGCAAAGATGCTCAGGTCGCGGTAGCGCCGGTAGGTATCTTTCCGCTTCCTGAGAGTTTCGGTCAGTTGCGTCTTGGATACTTTGTCTATGTATCCGGAAGGGAGCAGGTCTGTGATGCTGCTTGATGTCCAGTTTTCATTTACGGCGTCTTTATAGGCTTGCGCGTAGTCCTTGTACATTTTCCCGTTCCAGGTCAATGCGTATGCGCAACCGGCAAAGCCTCCGTAGAAAATGGGCAGCTTCCAGTATTTCCGGTTGTAGATTTGTCCGCCGCCGGGGACGACGAGAGCCAGCCACGTTGCTTTGATGGGATTCGGAACCCATACCTTCGGGCTTATGGCTTTCCGCAGGGTGTCTGTCGGGACGGGCTGTGCTTTCAGCTCCGGCGAAGCGGTCATTCGGAGCAGTTTCTTCTTGTTTTCGTCAGCAATGCTGTCTGCTATGGCGATGCTGTCTGCCGGGAGCTCCCGTAAGGCCGCCGTCTTGTCCGCGTTCAGGCTGTCGGTTCGCTGTGCGGCGAGAGTGTCTGCCTGTATCCGGTGCGTCCGTTTGGCGGCGGCACGCGGGCGGTCTTGTCCATACATAGCAATCCCTGCCGTCTGCAAAAAGCAAATCAGCAGGGCAATGCAGGTTTGGTATATTCTTCTTTTTTTCGTCATTTATTTCTTCAGTGTATCAAGAATGCCTATGATACGTTCCAATTCTTCTTCGTTGCCGAAAGGGATACTGATTTTGCCTTTTCCCTTTTCCGAGCATGTCAGTTGCACTTTGGTGTCGAAGAAGCCTGAAAGTTGTTGCTTCAGCATGTTGAATTCTTCGGGCAGCTTGGCACGTTTGGGGGCGATCTTGCGGGAACCGCTTTTTATGGTTTCGCCTTCGCTCAGGGATTTTACGATTTCTTCCACCTTGCGTACGGAGTAGCCGTGTTCCAGAATCTCTTCGTATATCCTGACCTGCAGTTTGGGGTCGCCGAGGGTTACCAGCGCACGGGCATGCCCCATGTCTATCTGCTTGTTCTGCAAGC
Above is a window of Bacteroides helcogenes P 36-108 DNA encoding:
- a CDS encoding RelA/SpoT family protein encodes the protein MEESVSQKEKVEEEMIEQAFQELLNDYLATKHRKRVEIITKAFNFANQAHKGIKRRSGEPYIMHPIAVAKIVCNEIGLGSTSICSALLHDVVEDTDYTVEDIENIFGPKIAQIVDGLTKISGGIFGDRASAQAENFKKLLLTMSDDIRVILIKIADRLHNMRTLGSMLPNKQFKIAGETLYIYAPLANRLGLNKIKTELENLSFKYEHPEEYREIEEKLEATAAERDKVFNEFTNPIRAQLDKMGLKYHILARVKSIYSIWNKMQTKHVPFEEIYDLLAVRIIFEPRNMEEELNDCFDIYVSISKIYKPHPDRLRDWVSHPKANGYQALHVTLMGNNGQWIEVQIRSERMNDVAEQGFAAHWKYKEGGGSEDEGELEKWLRTIKEILDDPQPDAIDFLDTIKLNLFASEIFVFTPKGDIKTMPQNCTALDFAFSLHTDIGSHCIGAKVNHKLVPLSHKLQSGDQVEILTSKSQRVQPEWEVYATTARARAKIAAILRKEAKTYQKEGETMIADFFKDEDIRIDDTALEKLTKLHNFHTHDELLVAVGSKKIVLGDADKNVFKERQGTNWKKFLTFSFGNKDNKESKEQPEEKTPQEKINTKQILKLTEETISKNYIMADCCHPIPGDDVLGYIDEDNRVIIHKRQCTVAARLKSSYGNRIIATEWDTHKDLSFLVTIYIKGIDCMGLLNEVTQVISRQLNVNIRKLTIETDDGIFEGKIQLYVHDVDDVRTICNNLKQIQNIKQVTRTED
- a CDS encoding lytic transglycosylase domain-containing protein gives rise to the protein MTNNPAYMKKIIIGSSLLFCSFLAPKTHAQESVDVFIHENGTERKETIDLPKSMTYPLDSLFTDWKAKNYIDLGKDCSTSKENPLFSDSVYMDRLSRMPTVMEMPYNEIVRKFIDMYAGRLRNHVAFMLSACNFYMPIFEEALDAYNLPLELKYLPIIESALNPSAVSRAGASGLWQFMIGTGKIYGLESNSLVDERRDPIKATWAAARYLRDMYDIYKDWNLVIAAYNCGPGTINKAIRRAGGQTDYWDIYNFLPKETRGYVPAFIAANYVMTYYCKHNICPMETNIPDATDTVQVNRNLHFEQIADICGINIDEIKSLNPQYKRSIIPGEDKPQTLRLPMNCISTFIDRQDTIYTHRSDELFKNRKTVAVSDTRSAPRKGKSSTTGNASYHKIRSGESLGSIARKYGVTVNQLKSWNGLRNTKISAGKRLKIYK
- a CDS encoding DUF5683 domain-containing protein: MTKKRRIYQTCIALLICFLQTAGIAMYGQDRPRAAAKRTHRIQADTLAAQRTDSLNADKTAALRELPADSIAIADSIADENKKKLLRMTASPELKAQPVPTDTLRKAISPKVWVPNPIKATWLALVVPGGGQIYNRKYWKLPIFYGGFAGCAYALTWNGKMYKDYAQAYKDAVNENWTSSSITDLLPSGYIDKVSKTQLTETLRKRKDTYRRYRDLSIFAFIGVYLLSMVDAYVDAELSNFDITPDLSMRVEPAVIESRMNGSSGKSVGVQCSFRF